One Bos taurus isolate L1 Dominette 01449 registration number 42190680 breed Hereford chromosome 3, ARS-UCD2.0, whole genome shotgun sequence DNA window includes the following coding sequences:
- the F11R gene encoding junctional adhesion molecule A isoform X1: MGTKAKVGSTELLLFTSMILCSLALGRGAVQTYEPVVRVPENNPAKLSCSYSGFSSPRVEWKFTHGDIRGLVCYNNKITASYENRVTFSDTGITFHSVTRKDTGMYTCMVSDEGGNTYGEVTVQLIVLVPPSKPTINVPSSVTIGTRAVLTCSERDGSPPSEYKWFKDGVEMPLEPKSNRAFSNSSYTLNQKTGELIFDPVSASDTGDFTCQAQNGYASPVKSDTVHMDAVELNVGGIVAAVFVTLILLGALIFGIWFAYSRGYFDRAKKGTSNKKVIYSQPNARSDGEFRQTSSFLV, encoded by the exons GCTCCCTGGCATTGGGCAGGGGTGCGGTGCAAACCTATGAACCGGTAGTCAGAGTTCCTGAGAATAACC CTGCCAAGCTGTCCTGCTCCTACTCGGGCTTCTCCTCGCCACGTGTGGAGTGGAAGTTTACCCATGGTGATATCAGAGGTCTCGTTTGCTATAACAACAAAATCACTG CTTCCTATGAGAACCGAGTGACCTTCTCGGATACTGGCATCACCTTCCATTCTGTGACCCGGAAAGACACGGGGATGTATACTTGTATGGTCTCTGATGAGGGCGGCAATACCTACGGGGAGGTCACCGTCCAGCTCATCGTGCTCG tGCCTCCATCCAAGCCTACAATCAACGTCCCCTCCTCTGTTACCATTGGAACCCGAGCTGTGCTGACCTGCTCAGAGAGAGATGGCTCCCCGCCATCTGAATACAAGTGGTTCAAGGATGGAGTAGAGATGCCTCTGGAACCCAAGAGCAACCGTGCCTTCAGCAACTCTTCCTACACCCTGAACCAGAAGACAGGGGAGTTg ATCTTTGATCCCGTGTCGGCCTCTGACACTGGAGATTTCACCTGTCAGGCACAGAATGGCTATGCATCCCCCGTGAAGTCAGACACCGTGCACATGGATGCTG TGGAGCTCAATGTTGGGGGCATCGTGGCAGCTGTCTTTGTAACACTCATTCTCCTGGGAGCCTTGATTTTTGGCATCTGGTTCGCCTATAGCCGAGGCTACTTTGACA GAGCAAAGAAAGG GACCTCCAATAAGAAGGTAATTTACAGCCAGCCCAATGCTCGAAGTGAC gggGAGTTCAGACAGACCTCGTCATTCTTGGTGTGA